The following are encoded together in the Primulina tabacum isolate GXHZ01 chromosome 18, ASM2559414v2, whole genome shotgun sequence genome:
- the LOC142532317 gene encoding uncharacterized protein LOC142532317, with the protein MEFLEEAEKPLYNGCKRYTKLSAIVKLYNTKAKHGMSDALFSDLLMDFGDMLPDNHNMPTKMYDVKKTLSCLALSHEKIHACSNDCILYRKQYKDCVNCPKCGLSRWKLTKKNVEKKGVPAKVLWYFPPIPRFMRMFKSLHTSKNLTWHAETTGVPGQVLHPADSPSWKLVDHMWPDFESEPRNLRLTLAADGINPYSNLSSRYGCWPIMLVTYNLPPNMCMKRKFIMLTMLISGLKQPENDIDVYLDVLVEDLQRLWHGVKGDRLRDFPAYGNLSGCTTHGYYACPVCKEDTCAKQLENGKKMSFVGHRRFLPRFHPYRRQMKEFDGMEEHGESSTPLSGVALFDKLSDIRCVFGKKISVKGKMRKNAEDNNLEDSKEEKDFGSTDFRKCWKKKSIFFNLPYWKHLHVRHCLDVMHIEKNVFESLINTLMNVKGKSKDNVTARLDIVQMGVRPELAPKFGEKRTYLPPAACSFTKK; encoded by the exons atggaatttttggaGGAAGCAGAGAAACCTTTGTATAATGGATGTAAGCGTTACACAAAGTTGAGTGCAATTGTGAAACTATACAACACCAAAGCAAAGCATGGGATGAGTGACGCTCTATTTTCCGATCTACTAATGGATTTTGGGGATATGCTACCAGATAATCACAACATGCCAACCAAAATGTATGATGTAAAAAAGACATTGAGTTGTTTGGCGTTGAGTCATGAAAAGATTCATGCTTGTTCCAATGATTGCATTCTTTATAGAAAGCAATATAAAGACTGCGTAAACTGCCCTAAATGTGGCTTGTCACGGTGGAAGCTAACCAAGAAGAACGTTGAGAAGAAAGGTGTTCCTGCAAAGGTGTTGTGGTATTTCCCTCCCATACCAAGATTTATGCGCATGTTTAAATCTCTACATACCTCCAAAAATTTAACATGGCATGCAGAAACCACAGGAGTTCCCGGTCAAGTACTTCATCCAGCTGATTCACCATCTTGGAAGTTGGTGGATCATATGTGGCCCGACTTTGAAAGTGAACCAAGAAATCTTCGCCTGACACTTGCAGCTGATGGCATTAATCCTTATAGCAACCTTAGTAGTCGTTACGGTTGCTGGCCAATTATGTTGGTCACCTATAATCTGCCTCCAAACATGTGTATGAAGAGAAAATTCATCATGCTAACTATGCTCATTTCAGGGCTTAAACAGCCAGAAAACGATATAGATGTCTATCTTGATGTGTTAGTTGAAGATTTGCAACGATTGTGGCATGgagtgaaaggggatcgattacg TGACTTTCCAGCCTATGGTAACCTTAGTGGATGTACTACACATGGTTATTATGCATGCCCAGTATGCAAAGAAGATACTTGTGCTAAGCAATTGGAAAATGGGAAGAAAATGTCATTTGTTGGTCATAGACGATTCCTACCACGGTTTCATCCATATCGAAGGCAAATGAAAGAGTTCGATGGTATGGAAGAACATGGAGAATCATCTACACCATTATCTGGGGTTGCTTTGTTTGACAAGCTTTCTGACATAAGGTGTGTTTTCGGAAAGAAGATTAGTGTGAAAGGTAAAATGAGAAAGAATGCAGAGGACAATAATTTGGAAGATAGTAAAGAAGAAAAAGATTTTGGATCAACAGATTTCAGAAAATGTTGGAAgaagaaatcaatttttttcaatCTTCCTTATTGGAAACACCTGCATGTTAGGCATTGTCTCGATGTGATGCACATAGAGAAAAATGTCTTCGAATCTCTCATTAATACTTTGATGAATGTTAAAGGAAAAAGCAAGGACAATGTGACAGCTAGGTTGGACATTGTTCAAATGGGAGTTAGGCCTGAACTGGCACCTAAATTTGGTGAAAAAAGAACATATCTTCCTCCTGCTGCATGCTcattcacaaaaaaataa